The following proteins are encoded in a genomic region of Alistipes shahii WAL 8301:
- a CDS encoding site-specific integrase has protein sequence MITSVKVKFRASRVSGKAGTIYYQLTHLRRTRCITTGIRLMPGEWDASAQRAVSPEPGRVPVWQCRIECDVDRLHRIIRDLGREGRPYTVDEVADRFCAQSCGVGVTAFMREQIAQLTADNRLGTARNYTRTLRSFSGFLGGGELPFAAFTERLVEEYNAYLLRRGVVRNTVSFYMRILRSVYNKAVRRRLAEPASPFGGVYTGVDRTRKRAIDERLIARLKSLDLPVSGALPLARDLFVFSYCMRGMAFVDMAFLRKKDMRDGAIHYVRRKTGQRMTVHLEPCMREIIGRYAPRTRDTPYLFPVLTAEDPARAYAQYQVALNYYNRLLKKLASLLGLDSGLSSYTSRHSWATAARNHNVPLPVISAGMGHTSERTTQIYLSALETSVIDSANRKILASLNRCVSC, from the coding sequence ATGATCACTTCCGTAAAGGTAAAATTCCGCGCATCGCGCGTATCCGGCAAGGCCGGAACCATCTACTATCAGTTGACCCATCTCCGCCGGACCCGCTGCATTACGACCGGCATCCGTTTGATGCCCGGCGAGTGGGACGCTTCGGCGCAGCGGGCCGTCTCTCCGGAGCCGGGCCGCGTTCCGGTCTGGCAGTGCCGCATAGAGTGCGACGTGGACCGGCTGCACCGGATCATCCGCGACCTGGGCCGCGAGGGGCGGCCCTATACGGTCGACGAGGTTGCCGACCGCTTCTGCGCACAGTCCTGCGGCGTGGGCGTGACGGCGTTCATGCGCGAGCAGATCGCGCAGCTGACAGCCGACAACCGGCTGGGCACGGCCCGCAACTACACGCGCACGCTCCGCAGTTTTTCGGGCTTTCTCGGCGGCGGCGAACTGCCTTTCGCCGCGTTCACCGAGCGGTTGGTCGAGGAGTACAACGCTTACCTGCTGCGCCGCGGGGTCGTCCGGAACACCGTGTCGTTCTACATGCGCATCCTGCGCTCGGTTTACAACAAGGCGGTCCGCAGGCGGCTGGCCGAGCCGGCGTCGCCGTTCGGCGGTGTCTATACGGGCGTCGACCGCACGCGCAAACGGGCCATCGACGAGCGGCTCATCGCCCGTCTGAAGAGCCTCGACCTGCCGGTTTCGGGTGCGTTGCCGCTGGCCCGCGACCTGTTCGTTTTCAGCTACTGCATGCGTGGCATGGCGTTCGTCGACATGGCTTTTCTCCGGAAAAAGGACATGAGGGACGGGGCGATCCACTACGTGCGCCGCAAGACGGGGCAGCGGATGACCGTGCATCTGGAGCCGTGCATGCGCGAGATCATCGGCCGGTACGCTCCGCGCACGCGCGATACGCCCTATCTTTTCCCGGTGCTGACGGCCGAGGACCCGGCCCGGGCCTATGCGCAGTATCAGGTCGCGCTGAACTACTACAACCGTCTGCTGAAAAAGCTCGCGTCGCTGCTGGGGTTGGACTCCGGGCTTTCGTCCTACACCTCGCGTCACAGCTGGGCGACGGCGGCCCGCAACCACAATGTGCCGCTGCCGGTGATCAGCGCCGGAATGGGGCACACCTCCGAGCGCACGACGCAGATTTACCTCTCGGCGCTGGAAACCTCGGTCATCGACTCCGCCAACCGGAAAATCCTCGCTTCGCTGAACCGCTGCGTCTCCTGCTGA
- a CDS encoding sialate O-acetylesterase: MKRILLTLAALGTALTMQAKVVLPGIFGDNMVLQQQSEAQFWGKAAPGKKVTIRPSWSTQGITANVGKDGRWRAAVPTPEAGGPYTIELSDGERLTLRDVLIGEVWLCSGQSNMEMPVHGFPNQPVEGSAEAIIRARAATPIRLCTVKRSTARTPQEECAAQWLKHTPEAVAGTSATAYYFARYLQSVLDVPVGVIVTCWGGTPVEAWMDRETMSGFKEFDLSFLDNPDQIDRPQYKPCGLYNGMIAPLVPYTVKGFLWYQGESNRPNPTQYRALMPAFVKMLRERWAQGELPFYYVQIAPYRYDGPNAISGALLREAQLHNLKDIPSSGMAVTLDIGDEGCIHPAKKEEVGTRLAWLALSKTYGMKGIDADTPVCEKMEVADGKAYLTFATGPDGLAPYGRTLTGFEMAGADRVFHPATARIEKGKSRLIVACDAVPEPVAVRYAFRNVPEATLFNTSGIPASSFRTDDWEVK; this comes from the coding sequence ATGAAACGAATCCTTCTCACACTGGCCGCGCTCGGCACGGCCCTCACGATGCAGGCGAAAGTCGTCCTGCCCGGCATTTTCGGCGACAACATGGTGCTCCAGCAGCAGTCCGAAGCGCAGTTCTGGGGCAAGGCCGCGCCCGGCAAGAAGGTCACGATCCGCCCCTCGTGGAGCACGCAAGGCATTACGGCCAACGTCGGCAAAGACGGCCGCTGGCGGGCCGCCGTGCCCACCCCGGAGGCCGGAGGTCCCTACACGATCGAATTGAGCGACGGCGAGCGGCTGACGCTCCGCGACGTGCTGATCGGCGAGGTGTGGCTCTGCTCCGGACAATCGAACATGGAGATGCCGGTACACGGATTCCCCAACCAGCCCGTCGAAGGTTCGGCGGAGGCGATCATCCGGGCCAGGGCCGCAACGCCGATCCGCCTCTGCACCGTCAAACGCAGCACGGCACGCACGCCGCAGGAGGAGTGCGCGGCACAATGGCTGAAGCACACCCCCGAAGCGGTCGCCGGAACCAGCGCCACGGCCTACTACTTCGCCCGCTACTTGCAGAGCGTGCTGGACGTCCCCGTGGGTGTCATCGTCACCTGCTGGGGCGGCACCCCGGTCGAGGCGTGGATGGACCGCGAAACGATGTCCGGATTCAAGGAGTTCGACCTCTCGTTCCTTGACAACCCGGACCAAATCGACCGCCCCCAGTACAAACCCTGCGGACTTTACAACGGCATGATCGCACCGCTCGTACCCTACACCGTGAAGGGATTCCTCTGGTATCAGGGCGAGTCGAACAGGCCGAATCCCACCCAGTACCGGGCGCTGATGCCGGCCTTCGTGAAGATGCTCCGCGAGCGCTGGGCGCAGGGCGAGCTGCCGTTCTACTACGTGCAGATCGCACCCTACCGCTATGACGGACCCAACGCCATCAGCGGAGCCTTGCTGCGCGAAGCCCAGCTGCATAATCTGAAGGATATTCCATCGAGCGGCATGGCCGTAACACTCGACATCGGCGACGAGGGCTGCATCCATCCGGCCAAAAAAGAAGAGGTCGGAACACGTCTGGCCTGGCTGGCGCTGTCGAAAACCTACGGCATGAAAGGCATCGACGCCGATACGCCCGTCTGCGAAAAGATGGAGGTCGCCGACGGCAAGGCCTACCTGACCTTCGCGACAGGTCCCGACGGCCTGGCGCCCTACGGCCGCACGCTCACGGGCTTCGAAATGGCGGGCGCCGACCGCGTCTTCCACCCGGCCACAGCCCGGATCGAGAAGGGCAAAAGCCGCCTGATCGTCGCGTGCGACGCCGTTCCGGAACCGGTCGCCGTGCGCTACGCCTTCCGCAACGTTCCCGAAGCCACCCTTTTCAACACCTCCGGCATCCCCGCCTCCTCGTTCCGCACCGACGACTGGGAGGTGAAGTAA
- a CDS encoding two-component regulator propeller domain-containing protein: MYFRCVFLLLAVAVVRSAFPQNIRRITHRDGLSNSSILSLAQDADGYIWAGSCDGLNLWDGNSARHFRLSGNLIQEIVATDDGYLWVRTNYGVDRFDTRDRRIEMLAGFQRVYKFAARSRDEAFFLHGNKLYGYVASQGAFEPVDVRGAELNGVLRMCLDGDGVLWLVRSEDIRCAQVAYDAGGRASVGEWERMPLPDGVVFTRYDGDRTIFFTDRNGMLFRFDTGQRRAFPIFDLREELGRRGALSSVISDKDDYVLAFGMSGVLRLRSTDPIEGRYELQEIDVNCGVFALLKDCNQDIVWIGTDGSGLLRQAVGEVAIRSVTYETLPYLLTKPIKALHVDPDGDLWIGTKNDGILRIRDFYSRRTFTRENTDSYTAADSPLGKNSVYTFAGSRRNVLWIGGDGGVCYYSYRHRRIFELPRSGALRRIHGLYEDRDGVLWAASVGYGVWRIELSGSADAPVAANVEPVELGLKARSRNFFFSVCEESDSTLWFCNHGIGVVHYDRRTREGRTVGFDTRRGLAVNDVTAGVCRSDGSSWFGTGCGLVRYDPAGGGAESDYSNDQLRCGVIHGLLVDSLDNIWVGTNAGIVRYDPATNRSVVYGASYGLDVVEFSDGAYFYDRERGKLLFGGINGFVVISDSGDSEAASYMPPIRFREVRANGESYDVGTLMRRGRMVLRHHQNAFSLSIAALDYVNGSNYSYFYNIEGLDGDWHDNYHSNTLAFAAFPTGRYTLGVRYRNNTTGEWSPVSRLPIRVLAPPYASTWAWIGYLAATLGVVIGVSGYLIRRRRLRTRLRQSLYEQRQRELVYESCIWSFSNLTNELSIPVTLINGPCQQIMGCKSADAFVRRQAELIRHNAQKINDLIYMLNEFQSTDPVDGSDDIEMLDVSRTAGGIAQTFADYAGENRIAYRTAVGSGVLFPSVRNILMMIFNILLSNAFRRTGPGGEVSVSVGTCSVPRPDGAASGAGEETSGAAERLRIEVSNRGVELDAGQIELIFDRYKLFNHLGALSRQGVSLKEDLELTICYNLVTKLQGEFRVESRDGLTTFTLSLPRLEITRAARSAAQPDIAPGQRFSLPVPVPEASVMTFGDMLPTMLVINEDRDMADFIAGLFSGGYNVRIVSDLKCPQEKLAEAQPQIIICGTVSLNAAMIGLIRSIRETKQLMQVPIILLTAVSRTDVKVEGLELGVDICLKIPFDITHLQSVVDQLLRRYESLKSYGRSVYSAFDLTQGRLLHKDDKAFLERMLDIINRSILDPGFSTQFIARELGMSLCNFYRRLGTITGQTPAGIIREYRLNLAEQLLVTTRLSIDEIIYKSGFANRSTFFRGFIARFGATPKVYRERKIEEALREKDARAEESDRAEESDRA, from the coding sequence ATGTATTTCAGATGCGTATTCCTTCTCCTCGCGGTCGCGGTCGTCCGGAGTGCATTCCCGCAGAATATCCGCCGCATTACCCACCGCGACGGGCTGTCGAACAGTTCGATTCTGTCGCTGGCGCAGGATGCGGACGGGTATATCTGGGCGGGCAGTTGCGACGGACTGAATCTGTGGGACGGCAATTCCGCCCGGCATTTCCGGCTCTCGGGCAACCTGATTCAGGAGATCGTAGCCACGGACGACGGTTACCTCTGGGTGCGGACCAACTACGGTGTCGACCGCTTCGACACGCGCGACCGGCGGATCGAAATGCTTGCCGGATTCCAGCGGGTCTATAAATTCGCGGCCCGCAGCCGGGACGAGGCGTTTTTCCTGCATGGCAACAAGTTGTACGGATATGTGGCGTCGCAGGGTGCGTTCGAGCCGGTCGATGTCCGCGGGGCGGAGCTGAACGGGGTGCTGCGCATGTGCCTCGACGGCGACGGCGTATTGTGGCTGGTGCGTTCGGAGGATATTCGTTGTGCGCAGGTGGCCTATGACGCCGGCGGCAGGGCTTCGGTGGGGGAGTGGGAGCGGATGCCGCTGCCGGACGGGGTGGTGTTCACCCGTTACGACGGCGACCGGACGATCTTTTTCACCGACCGGAACGGCATGTTGTTCCGCTTCGACACCGGGCAGCGGCGGGCTTTCCCGATTTTCGACCTGCGGGAGGAGCTCGGACGGCGCGGCGCCCTTTCGTCGGTGATCAGCGACAAGGACGATTACGTGCTGGCCTTCGGGATGAGCGGCGTGCTGCGGCTCCGTTCGACCGATCCGATCGAGGGGCGTTACGAGTTGCAGGAGATCGACGTCAACTGCGGCGTTTTTGCGCTGCTGAAGGACTGTAACCAGGATATTGTCTGGATCGGAACCGACGGCAGCGGGTTGCTGCGGCAGGCGGTCGGGGAGGTCGCGATCCGTTCGGTCACCTACGAAACGCTGCCCTACCTGCTGACCAAACCGATCAAGGCGCTCCATGTCGACCCGGATGGCGACCTCTGGATCGGGACCAAGAACGACGGCATCCTGCGCATCCGCGATTTCTACTCCCGGCGGACCTTTACGCGGGAGAATACCGACAGCTATACGGCCGCCGATTCGCCGCTGGGGAAAAATTCGGTCTATACGTTTGCCGGAAGCCGCCGCAATGTACTGTGGATCGGCGGCGACGGCGGCGTGTGCTACTACTCGTACCGGCACAGGCGGATTTTCGAACTGCCGCGGAGCGGGGCGCTGCGGCGCATTCACGGGCTTTACGAGGACCGGGACGGGGTGCTGTGGGCTGCGAGCGTGGGCTACGGGGTCTGGCGCATCGAACTGTCCGGGAGCGCCGACGCGCCCGTCGCCGCGAATGTCGAACCGGTGGAGCTGGGACTCAAGGCGCGGAGCCGGAACTTCTTTTTCTCCGTTTGCGAGGAGTCCGATTCCACCCTCTGGTTCTGCAACCACGGTATCGGCGTCGTACACTATGACAGGCGCACCCGGGAGGGCCGGACCGTCGGGTTCGACACCCGCCGGGGGCTGGCCGTGAACGACGTGACGGCGGGCGTGTGCCGTTCGGACGGCTCGTCGTGGTTCGGGACCGGCTGCGGCCTGGTGCGTTACGATCCGGCGGGCGGCGGCGCGGAATCCGATTACAGCAACGACCAGCTGCGCTGCGGGGTGATCCACGGCCTGCTGGTCGATTCGCTCGACAACATCTGGGTCGGGACCAATGCCGGCATCGTGCGCTACGACCCGGCGACGAACCGTTCGGTGGTTTACGGCGCTTCGTACGGACTTGACGTGGTCGAGTTCAGCGACGGAGCCTATTTTTACGACCGGGAGCGGGGGAAACTGCTTTTCGGCGGGATCAACGGCTTCGTGGTCATCTCCGACAGCGGGGATTCCGAGGCGGCCTCCTACATGCCGCCCATCCGGTTCCGCGAGGTGAGGGCCAACGGCGAGTCGTACGATGTCGGGACGCTGATGCGCCGGGGGCGGATGGTGCTGCGGCATCATCAGAATGCTTTCAGTCTTTCGATCGCGGCGCTGGATTACGTCAACGGCAGCAATTATTCCTATTTTTACAATATCGAGGGACTGGACGGCGACTGGCATGACAATTACCACAGCAACACGCTGGCCTTCGCTGCGTTTCCCACGGGCCGCTATACGCTCGGGGTGCGCTACCGGAACAATACGACCGGGGAGTGGAGTCCCGTCAGCCGCCTGCCGATCCGCGTGCTGGCTCCGCCCTACGCCTCGACCTGGGCCTGGATCGGGTATCTCGCCGCAACGCTGGGCGTCGTTATCGGCGTGTCGGGATACCTGATCCGTCGCCGCCGGCTTCGGACGCGGCTCCGGCAGTCGCTCTACGAACAGCGGCAGCGGGAACTGGTCTATGAGTCGTGCATCTGGTCGTTCTCCAACCTGACCAACGAACTCTCGATTCCCGTGACGCTGATAAACGGTCCCTGCCAGCAGATCATGGGCTGCAAGTCGGCCGACGCGTTCGTCCGCCGGCAGGCGGAGCTGATCCGGCACAATGCGCAGAAGATCAACGATCTAATCTATATGCTCAACGAATTCCAGTCGACCGATCCCGTCGACGGTTCGGACGATATCGAGATGTTGGACGTTTCGCGCACGGCCGGCGGCATCGCGCAGACATTCGCCGATTATGCCGGGGAGAACCGTATCGCCTACCGGACGGCCGTAGGCAGCGGCGTGCTGTTCCCTTCGGTGCGCAATATCCTGATGATGATCTTCAATATTCTGCTGTCCAATGCGTTCCGCCGGACGGGGCCGGGCGGTGAGGTGAGCGTTTCGGTCGGGACCTGCTCCGTGCCGCGTCCGGACGGGGCGGCTTCCGGCGCCGGGGAGGAGACTTCCGGCGCGGCGGAACGGCTTCGGATCGAGGTCTCGAACCGGGGCGTGGAACTCGACGCCGGGCAGATCGAGCTGATTTTCGACCGCTACAAACTGTTCAACCACCTGGGGGCATTGAGCCGCCAGGGCGTGTCGCTGAAGGAAGATCTGGAGCTGACGATCTGCTACAACCTCGTGACCAAACTCCAGGGCGAATTCCGGGTGGAGAGCCGCGACGGGCTGACGACCTTTACGCTGTCGCTGCCGCGGCTCGAGATCACCCGTGCGGCCCGGTCCGCCGCACAGCCCGACATCGCTCCCGGACAGCGGTTCAGCCTGCCCGTGCCGGTTCCCGAAGCCTCCGTGATGACGTTCGGCGACATGCTCCCGACGATGCTCGTCATCAACGAGGACCGGGATATGGCCGATTTCATCGCCGGTCTGTTCAGCGGCGGCTACAACGTGCGGATCGTCTCCGACCTGAAATGCCCGCAGGAGAAACTGGCCGAAGCGCAGCCGCAGATCATCATCTGCGGGACGGTGTCGCTCAATGCGGCGATGATCGGCCTGATCCGCAGCATCCGGGAAACCAAGCAGCTGATGCAGGTCCCGATTATCCTGTTGACGGCGGTTTCCCGTACGGACGTGAAGGTCGAGGGGCTGGAACTGGGCGTGGACATCTGCCTGAAGATACCCTTCGACATTACCCATTTGCAGAGTGTCGTCGACCAGCTGCTGCGCCGTTACGAATCGCTGAAAAGCTACGGACGCTCGGTTTACAGCGCCTTCGACCTCACGCAGGGGCGGTTGCTGCACAAGGACGACAAGGCGTTTCTGGAGCGGATGCTCGACATCATCAACCGGAGCATTCTCGATCCGGGGTTCTCGACGCAGTTCATCGCCCGGGAACTCGGCATGAGTCTCTGCAATTTCTACCGGCGGCTGGGGACGATCACCGGCCAGACCCCGGCGGGAATCATCCGGGAGTACCGGCTGAACCTGGCCGAGCAGTTGCTGGTGACCACGCGGCTCTCGATCGACGAGATTATCTACAAGTCGGGGTTCGCCAACCGCAGTACCTTTTTCCGGGGATTCATCGCCCGGTTCGGGGCGACGCCGAAGGTCTATCGCGAGCGGAAGATTGAGGAGGCGCTGCGGGAAAAGGACGCCCGGGCGGAGGAATCGGACCGGGCGGAGGAATCGGACCGGGCGTAA
- a CDS encoding SusC/RagA family TonB-linked outer membrane protein, which produces MIKKLLLSLSAVFCMTAASAQTQTVKGRVVDENNAPVIGATVVVKNRPTIGTSTDVKGEFALQGVPKGGGGKLQISYVGYKTQDVDIAPDIRVKLEPDAQAVEAVVVTGMTKMDKRLFTGAADQLVADDVKLAGMADISRGLEGRSAGVSVQNVSGTFGTAPKIRVRGATSIYGSSKPLWVVDGVIMEDIVDIDADDLSSGDATTLIASAIAGLNAEDIESFNILKDGSATSIYGARAMAGVIVITTKRGRAGVSTINYTGEFTYRMIPSYRDFNIMNSQDQMSVYMDMQKKGWLNLAETITDSESGVFGKMYQMIAAGQLQNDDASIGNYLRAAEFRNTNWFSELFNNNVMHTHSVSLTSGTDKSSYYASLSAMSDPGWTKTSKVERYTANINATYNIFKNLSLNLISNGSYRKQKAPGTLSSATNYVTGEVKREFDINPYSYALNTSRTLDPDEFYTRNYASFNILHELDNNYIDLSVVETKFQAELKWSPVEGLDLSALGAVKYQASIQEHNITESSNQSVAYRTVEPTTVRDNNPFLYTDPDNPYAVPVTVLPKGGIYERTDNKMLSYDFRASATYNKTFNNTHIINLYGGMSVNKIDRHNTWFRGWGLQYDMGMEPYYDYLAFKQGMESGSKYYTIGDSFYREVAFFFNGTYSYKGRYTINGTYRYEGTNKMGKSRKARWLPTWNISGAWNVHEEKFFSHVQPALSHLSLKASYSLTADRGPSYVTNSLAVIKASTPWRPTSGDTETGLKVSSLENAQLTYEKKHELNLGLDVGFVNNRINLAFDWYKRNNFDLIGTVTTQGIGGEISKYGNVAEMKSNGVEISLSTKNVQTKNFSWTTNFIYSHIHNEVTKLETSTRAMTLVSGTGFTMEGYPARSLFSFQFAGLNEVGLPVVVNTEGKLSSSSFNFQDSNENNLKTNLVYSGPVDPTDLGSFGNTFQYKGWRLNVFMTYSFGNVVRLNPVFSSIYSDLDAMPREFKNRWMVSGDEAVTNIPAIASKRQRQLNSSISYGYSAYNYSTARIAKGDFIRMKEISLSYDFPKRLISKLRFSSLSLKLQATNLFLIYADKKLNGQDPEFYNTGGVAAPVPRQFTLTIRIGL; this is translated from the coding sequence ATGATAAAAAAATTGCTCTTATCGCTATCGGCGGTTTTCTGTATGACGGCAGCTTCGGCCCAGACCCAGACGGTCAAAGGCCGCGTCGTCGATGAGAACAACGCACCGGTCATCGGTGCGACCGTTGTCGTCAAGAACCGCCCGACAATCGGCACTTCGACCGATGTCAAGGGAGAATTCGCACTTCAAGGAGTCCCGAAAGGAGGGGGGGGGAAACTCCAAATCTCTTATGTAGGCTACAAAACCCAGGATGTTGACATTGCACCCGACATCCGGGTAAAACTCGAACCCGACGCCCAGGCCGTAGAGGCCGTCGTGGTGACGGGTATGACCAAGATGGACAAGCGGCTGTTCACGGGAGCCGCAGACCAGCTGGTTGCCGACGACGTGAAACTGGCCGGTATGGCCGACATCAGCCGCGGCCTGGAAGGCCGGTCGGCCGGCGTATCCGTCCAGAACGTATCCGGTACGTTCGGAACCGCCCCGAAAATCCGCGTGCGCGGCGCCACATCAATTTACGGCAGTTCGAAGCCGCTGTGGGTCGTGGACGGCGTCATCATGGAGGACATCGTCGACATCGACGCCGACGACCTCTCCTCGGGCGACGCCACGACGCTCATCGCATCGGCCATCGCCGGACTCAATGCCGAAGACATCGAGAGCTTCAACATTCTGAAAGACGGCTCCGCCACCTCCATCTACGGAGCGCGCGCCATGGCGGGCGTCATCGTCATCACCACCAAACGCGGCCGCGCCGGCGTGAGCACCATCAACTACACCGGCGAATTCACCTACCGCATGATTCCGTCCTACCGGGATTTCAACATTATGAACTCGCAGGACCAGATGTCGGTGTACATGGACATGCAGAAAAAAGGCTGGCTCAACCTCGCCGAAACCATCACCGATTCGGAAAGCGGCGTATTCGGAAAGATGTACCAGATGATTGCGGCCGGACAATTGCAAAACGACGACGCGAGCATCGGGAATTACCTGCGCGCGGCGGAGTTCCGCAACACGAACTGGTTCAGCGAGCTGTTCAACAACAACGTCATGCACACCCACTCGGTGAGCCTCACGTCCGGAACCGACAAATCGTCCTACTATGCGTCGCTGAGCGCCATGAGCGACCCGGGCTGGACGAAGACCAGCAAGGTGGAACGCTACACGGCCAACATCAACGCCACCTACAACATCTTCAAAAACCTGTCGCTGAACCTGATTTCCAACGGCTCCTACCGGAAGCAGAAGGCGCCGGGAACCCTGTCGTCGGCAACCAACTACGTGACGGGCGAAGTGAAGCGCGAATTCGACATCAACCCCTATTCCTATGCGCTCAATACGTCGCGCACGCTCGACCCCGACGAATTCTACACGCGAAACTACGCGAGCTTCAACATTCTGCACGAACTGGACAACAACTACATCGACCTTTCGGTCGTCGAGACCAAATTCCAGGCCGAACTGAAGTGGTCGCCCGTCGAGGGCCTCGACCTGAGCGCCCTGGGCGCGGTAAAATACCAGGCCTCGATCCAGGAGCATAACATCACCGAGTCCTCAAACCAGTCCGTCGCTTACCGGACCGTCGAACCGACCACCGTCCGGGACAACAACCCGTTCCTTTACACCGATCCGGACAACCCCTACGCCGTTCCGGTGACCGTGCTGCCCAAGGGCGGTATCTACGAACGCACGGACAACAAAATGCTTTCGTACGACTTCCGCGCGTCGGCGACCTACAACAAAACGTTCAACAACACGCATATCATCAACCTCTACGGCGGTATGTCGGTGAACAAGATCGACCGGCACAACACCTGGTTCCGCGGCTGGGGACTCCAGTACGATATGGGTATGGAGCCTTACTACGATTACCTGGCCTTCAAGCAGGGCATGGAGAGCGGCAGCAAGTACTACACGATCGGCGACTCGTTCTATCGCGAAGTGGCCTTCTTCTTCAACGGAACCTATTCTTACAAGGGACGCTACACCATCAACGGAACCTACCGCTACGAAGGGACCAACAAGATGGGCAAGAGCCGCAAAGCCCGCTGGCTGCCGACGTGGAATATCTCCGGGGCATGGAACGTCCACGAGGAGAAGTTCTTCAGCCACGTACAGCCCGCCCTGTCGCACCTGTCGCTCAAAGCCTCTTACTCGCTGACCGCCGACCGCGGCCCGTCTTACGTCACCAACTCGCTGGCCGTCATCAAAGCCTCGACCCCGTGGCGCCCGACCAGCGGCGATACCGAAACCGGCCTCAAGGTTTCGAGCCTCGAAAATGCGCAGCTCACCTACGAGAAGAAGCACGAGCTGAACCTCGGACTCGACGTCGGGTTCGTCAACAACCGGATCAACCTGGCCTTCGACTGGTACAAACGCAACAACTTCGACCTGATCGGCACGGTCACGACCCAGGGTATCGGCGGCGAGATCTCCAAATACGGCAACGTCGCGGAGATGAAATCGAACGGCGTCGAAATCAGCCTTTCGACCAAGAACGTCCAGACCAAGAACTTCAGCTGGACCACCAACTTCATCTACTCGCACATCCACAACGAAGTGACCAAACTCGAAACCTCCACGCGCGCAATGACGCTGGTTTCGGGAACCGGATTCACGATGGAGGGGTATCCCGCCCGCTCGCTCTTCTCGTTCCAGTTCGCAGGATTGAACGAAGTCGGACTGCCGGTCGTGGTCAACACGGAAGGCAAACTCAGCTCCAGCTCCTTCAATTTCCAGGACAGCAACGAGAACAACCTGAAAACGAATCTGGTCTACTCCGGACCGGTCGACCCGACCGACCTGGGCAGTTTCGGCAATACGTTCCAGTACAAGGGATGGCGTCTGAACGTCTTTATGACCTACTCGTTCGGCAACGTCGTGCGGCTCAACCCGGTCTTCAGCAGCATTTACTCGGACCTCGACGCCATGCCGCGGGAATTCAAGAACCGCTGGATGGTCTCCGGCGACGAAGCCGTCACGAACATCCCGGCCATCGCCTCGAAGCGCCAGCGCCAGCTGAACTCCTCGATTTCGTACGGATACAGCGCCTACAACTACTCGACGGCACGCATCGCCAAGGGCGACTTCATCCGCATGAAGGAGATTTCGCTTTCGTACGACTTCCCGAAGAGACTCATTTCGAAACTGCGGTTCTCTTCGCTTTCGCTCAAACTGCAAGCCACGAACCTCTTCCTGATCTACGCCGACAAGAAGCTCAACGGCCAGGACCCCGAGTTCTACAACACCGGCGGCGTCGCAGCCCCCGTGCCGCGGCAGTTCACGCTCACAATCCGAATCGGACTGTAA
- a CDS encoding aspartate-semialdehyde dehydrogenase, translating into MKIAIVGVSGAVGQEFLRILEERRLPIDELVLFGSQRSAGRTYKFRGEELTVKLLQHNDDFKEIDFALTSAGAGTSKEFAETITRHGTVMIDNSSAFRMDADVPLVVPEVNPGDAKNAPRRIIANPNCTTIQMVVALKAIEDVSHIRRVHVSTYQSASGAGAAAMAELETQYAELGAGKEPTVAKFAFQLAYNVIPHIDVFTDNDYTKEEMKMFHETRKIMHSDIAVSATCVRVPVMRAHSESVWLETERPVSVSEAREAFSKAEGVVLMDDPAGKVYPMPLFIAGKDPVYVGRIRKDLTCDNGLAFWCVSDQIKKGAALNAVQILETLI; encoded by the coding sequence ATGAAAATTGCTATTGTGGGCGTCAGCGGCGCTGTGGGCCAGGAGTTTTTGCGGATTTTGGAGGAGCGCCGGCTCCCGATCGACGAACTGGTGCTGTTCGGTTCGCAGCGCAGCGCGGGCCGTACCTATAAATTCCGCGGGGAGGAGCTTACCGTCAAACTGCTGCAACACAACGACGATTTCAAGGAAATCGACTTCGCCCTGACGTCGGCCGGAGCGGGTACGTCGAAGGAGTTCGCCGAGACGATCACCCGGCACGGGACCGTTATGATTGATAATTCGAGCGCTTTCCGCATGGATGCCGACGTGCCCCTCGTCGTGCCGGAGGTCAACCCCGGGGATGCGAAGAACGCGCCCCGCCGCATCATCGCCAATCCCAACTGTACGACGATCCAGATGGTCGTGGCGCTGAAGGCGATCGAGGACGTGTCGCATATCCGCCGCGTGCACGTGTCGACGTACCAGTCGGCCAGCGGCGCCGGGGCGGCCGCCATGGCGGAACTGGAGACGCAGTATGCCGAACTGGGCGCGGGCAAGGAACCGACGGTGGCGAAATTCGCCTTCCAGCTGGCCTACAACGTGATTCCGCATATCGACGTTTTTACCGACAACGACTATACGAAGGAGGAGATGAAGATGTTCCACGAGACGCGCAAGATCATGCATTCGGACATCGCCGTGTCGGCGACCTGCGTGCGCGTTCCGGTGATGCGCGCCCATTCGGAGAGCGTGTGGCTCGAAACCGAGCGTCCCGTCTCCGTGTCCGAAGCCCGCGAAGCCTTCTCGAAGGCCGAAGGCGTGGTGCTGATGGACGATCCCGCCGGCAAGGTCTACCCGATGCCGCTCTTCATAGCCGGCAAGGACCCCGTGTACGTGGGGCGTATCCGCAAGGACCTGACGTGCGACAACGGCCTGGCGTTCTGGTGCGTGAGCGACCAGATCAAGAAGGGTGCGGCGCTCAATGCCGTGCAGATCCTCGAAACGCTGATTTAG